One region of Armigeres subalbatus isolate Guangzhou_Male chromosome 3, GZ_Asu_2, whole genome shotgun sequence genomic DNA includes:
- the LOC134225088 gene encoding uncharacterized protein LOC134225088 gives MDDNSSISRLHPKCVEPVSLYPNVTRIMQPADVSAFKPLKNGWPKAVERFRKDNPLRRVTLPDFAVVLQDCLRHSLTSTSIKNGFRASGLFPWNHSAIDYSKCMTISAETEEDDVIEADDQPCTELNTTTDLEHAKALEQCAAIIGPTRAKKFRGDFIVLDNAEEEALFEIFRVLEETVPETIKAIENREEENTEIETEIIMDNNSSTLPAPIINVEGIDMPKIQQPTLKECLAPLPILERGTQREYKSKRYHVLTSDEFIEEFSRKEQEKKCLEEEKENRKKMREERKIANGLKKKQREEKKTLKKEKLCLLRKNGTLYYIYIY, from the coding sequence ATGGATGACAACAGTAGTATTTCGCGATTACATCCGAAATGTGTTGAACCCGTATCTCTGTATCCGAACGTGACCAGGATTATGCAACCAGCTGATGTATCGGCTTTTAAGCCACTGAAGAATGGTTGGCCAAAGGCGGTAGAGAGGTTCCGTAAAGATAATCCGCTTCGTAGAGTAACATTGCCGGATTTCGCAGTTGTTCTTCAAGACTGTTTGCGCCATTCTTTGACATCGACGAGCATTAAAAACGGCTTCAGAGCTTCGGGTCTCTTTCCTTGGAATCATAGTGCCATCGATTATTCGAAATGTATGACCATATCGGCAGAGACAGAAGAAGATGACGTAATAGAGGCGGACGATCAGCCATGTACGGAGCTGAATACGACGACAGACTTGGAACATGCAAAAGCACTTGAGCAATGCGCAGCAATTATTGGACCAACGCGAGCCAAAAAGTTTAGAGGAGATTTCATCGTACTCGATAACGCCGAGGAAGAAGcgctttttgaaattttccgcGTTCTGGAGGAAACTGTACCAGAAACTATTaaagctattgaaaatcgtGAAGAAGAAAATACCGAAATCGAGACCGAAATCATCATGGACAACAATTCGTCAACATTACCTGCTCCTATAATAAATGTGGAGGGCATTGATATGCCCAAAATACAACAGCCAACTTTGAAGGAGTGTTTGGCGCCGCTTCCTATTCTAGAACGTGGAACTCAACGGGAGTACAAATCAAAACGGTATCATGTCTTGACATCAGATGAGTTCATTGAGGAGTTTTCCAGAAAAGAGCAAGAGAAGAAATGTCTAGAGGAAGAGAAGGAAAACAGGAAAAAGATGCGAGAAGAGCGAAAGATAGCAAATGGGCttaaaaagaagcaacgagaagagaagaagactttgaagaaggaaaaactatGCCTTCTAAGAAAAAATGGAACATTatactatatatatatatactag